A single region of the Pectinophora gossypiella chromosome 2, ilPecGoss1.1, whole genome shotgun sequence genome encodes:
- the LOC126378100 gene encoding scm-like with four MBT domains protein 1, with protein MEFDWNDYLEANRNIAVPEELFSHVEASLNNGIKQGMLLEVCHKSNPDIYWIAEITMVCGHLLRIKFIGATEDFWCDISSTKVHPLGWCGKYDELIEPPDEINEKYGDQIIDIMKNALLDGQSVSIEALNNKGLSPIDRIKTGMKVEVQNTLDPYRYWIATVCENVGGRLLLRYDGCDEEMPQFWIFFSNNRLSSFGFVTNKGSPWQFKYPGKVNKFSCKVKLSTQLRQSAEESIKEPTPADLFQPAQSLEAHNFVTGMKVEALNPQDMKTIRPATVTKVFNNFHFLVAIDDHHEDYEDSRMAWLCDSMHPYIYPIGWAQKNNLPLKAPKIWKEGSFDWDEYLTMTSSVPAPDYCFGDKKPLKDIKVGMKLEAVNPMNHEEIHVASIEAIIEHMVCVELLPIGDKFWYSQDSDLLFPVGWCDSNNYALHIPDMSVLKEVKVEEKPVKEESMKTSEEWCEKIYFNYKCYAGPSISRNKLSQLPKHVGPGPLSLVLKEVLNKIISASYKPAKLLKDWETEGPPEEGMRLEMLRAKLKTSTYHAYVPVATTLEQVPSFCRDVCVKLQGCPCLFGPVDYPDLCPHNCQQQDKSTFHNCTERRGRPKGSVNGRRKKKKSAPEKREKEQQPSQETESNKDGESVESEHSAGSTPPSESGTRPNSPDSVSEYKRSQRRKREPKNKYPKLEMKTRGAKLPNFALQMKEAHWNKKDVETIYSNTCVSKKQSSPDSDSENETNESSSNSRDAKNISDVSDSEEPELKKLKFSSYDPLPSDNKMFEKNTTLSWVKTKLKLSPNPLDWSVDDVYAYLTSTEDCKLIADKMKQEEIDGQALIMLDLETIKAFLHMKKEFALQLCKHITMIRYYYVDNFEVNVES; from the exons GTGGAAGCAAGCCTGAACAATGGCATCAAACAGGGCATGCTGCTGGAAGTCTGCCACAAGAGCAACCCTGACATCTACTGGATCGCCGAGATCACCATGGTCTGTGGCCATCTGCTCAGAATCAAGTTCATTGGAGCCACTGAGGACTTCTGGTGCGACATATCCAGCACAAAAGTCCATCCTCTAGGATGGTGTGGCAAATATGATGAGCTGATTGAGCCACCAGATGAAATAAACGAGAAATATGGGGACCAGATTATTGATATTATGAAGAATGCACTGTTAGATGGACAGTCTGTTTCTATTGAGGCTTTGAACAATAAAGGACTGTCTCCCATTGATAGAATCAAGACGGGGATGAAGGTGGAAGTGCAGAATACTCTGGATCCTTATAGATATTGGATTGCTACG GTCTGTGAGAACGTCGGCGGTCGCCTGCTTCTCCGCTACGATGGATGTGATGAGGAGATGCCGCAGTTCTGGATATTCTTCTCCAACAACCGCCTCAGCAGCTTCGGATTTGTCACCAATAAG ggCTCTCCTTGGCAGTTCAAGTACCCGGGCAAAGTAAATAAGTTCTCGTGCAAAGTAAAGCTGAGTACACAACTGCGGCAGAGCGCCGAGGAGTCTATAAAGGAGCCTACACCAGCTGATCTATTtcag CCGGCACAAAGCCTGGAAGCGCACAACTTCGTTACGGGAATGAAAGTGGAGGCTTTAAACCCTCAAGACATGAAGACCATTCGACCAGCCACAGTCACCAAGGTCTTCAACAACTTCCACTTCCTCGTCGCCATTGACGACCACCACGAAGATTACGAAGATTCCAGAATGGCCTGGCTATGTGACTCTATGCATCCTTACATCTACCCCATAGGGTGGGCCCAGAAGAATAACCTGCCGCTGAAAGCGCCAAAGATTTGGAAGGAAGGTAGTTTTGATTGGGATGAGTACCTAACTATGACGTCATCTGTGCCTGCTCCGGACTACTGCTTCGGGGATAAGAAGCCTTTAAAGGACATTAAAGTTGGGATGAAACTCGAAGCTGTCAACCCTATGAATCATGAAGAAATACATGTGGCGTCAATAGAAGCTATTATTGAACACATGGTATGCGTGGAACTGCTGCCTATTGGTGATAAGTTCTGGTACTCTCAAGACAGTGATTTGCTCTTCCCAGTAGGCTGGTGCGATAGTAACAACTACGCACTCCATATCCCGGACATGTCTGTACTTAAAGAGGTTAAAGTTGAAGAGAAACCGGTGAAGGAAGAAAGTATGAAGACTTCAGAAGAATGGTGTGAGAAGATTTACTTCAACTATAAGTGTTACGCTGGACCGTCTATTAGCAGGAACAAGTTGTCTCAACTTCCGAAGCATGTTGGTCCGGGGCCGTTGTCTCTTGTGCTGAAAGAAGTGTTGAATAAGATCATATCAGCGTCGTACAAGCCCGCTAAGCTGTTGAAGGACTGGGAGACGGAAGGTCCGCCTGAAGAGGGGATGCGCCTGGAAATGCTGAGAGCCAA ATTAAAAACCAGCACATACCACGCGTACGTCCCGGTAGCCACAACCCTGGAGCAAGTGCCATCGTTCTGTCGcgacgtgtgcgtcaagctacaAGGCTGCCCCTGCTTGTTCGGCCCGGTGGACTACCCAGATCTGTGTCCACACAACTGCCAGCAACAAGACAAGTCCACGTTCC ataACTGCACAGAGCGCCGCGGAAGACCGAAAGGCAGTGTTAATGGACgtcgaaagaagaagaagagtgctCCGGAGAAGCGAGAGAAGGAACAACAACCATCGCAAGAGACCGAGAGCAACAAGGATGGAGAATCAGTAGAGAGCGAGCATAGCGCCGGATCCACGCCGCCCTCGGAATCTGGTACCAGACCAAATTCCCCAGACAGCGTCAGCGAATACAAACGAAGCCAAAGAAGGAAACGCGAGCCCAAGAATAAATACCCAAAACTCGAAATGAAAACCCGAGGCGCGAAGCTCCCGAACTTCGCCCTCCAAATGAAAGAAGCTCACTGGAACAAGAAAGATGTGGAGACGATATACAGCAACACTTGCGTTTCCAAGAAGCAAAGTTCGCCAGATAGCGACTCAGAGAACGAAACAAATGAAAGCAGTTCCAACTCTCGTGACGCTAAAAATATTTCCGATGTGTCTGATTCTGAAGAACCGGAGTTGAAGAAACTTAAATTCAGTTCCTACGATCCTCTGCCATCAGACaataaaatgtttgaaaagAACACAACTTTGTCCTGGGTGAAAACTAAACTGAAGTTATCACCGAATCCTTTGGATTGGTCTGTTGATGACGTGTATGCTTACCTCACGAGCACGGAAGATTGTAAACTAATAGCTGATAAAATGAAACAGGAAGAGATCGATGGCCAGGCGCTGATAATGCTCGACTTGGAAACTATCAAGGCGTTCTTACACATGAAGAAAGAGTTCGCATTGCAACTTTGTAAGCATATTACCATgattagatattattatgtagataATTTCGAAGTAAACGTTGAATCGTGA
- the LOC126375735 gene encoding uncharacterized protein LOC126375735 has protein sequence MNLPNEMNSRKRTYKVSNFKDCCGEYYKKYEHDEIPVRDHSIIDPSTGDNERSVSMTNSHLDQLESKVLKNVSQELQTDGSSYSIDSNIKFFKTTVQQIFETFYSTMQDFEVYKERFNAILEKSKTDSINEMEDFIKEMIQHVISSESVSNESHKTATTADVKDQETYAIETGSSKSYEILQNMHSVVEAYKNDNYLTDSTNEENNSKTKRNVKTGEVFNIYLLSNTPCVEIKMTERNMLSEINIKDPIHNADMKVASADNLKKVEAKMKELEGHEQPKQESHSQDREIPIRVSSAKKNIHLDEDFICEHERNENKSFISKICSFICKKFRKA, from the coding sequence ATGAATCTGCCAAACGAAATGAACAGTCGCAAACGTACTTATAAAGTATCTAATTTTAAAGACTGCTGCGGAGAATACTACAAAAAGTATGAACATGACGAAATACCCGTTCGGGATCATAGCATCATCGATCCCTCAACTGGCGATAACGAACGATCTGTGTCAATGACCAATTCGCACCTGGATCAACTTGAGTCGAAAGTGTTAAAGAATGTGTCCCAAGAACTTCAGACTGATGGTAGCTCTTACAGCATCGACTCAAACATTAAATTTTTCAAAACAACAGTTCAGCAGATCTTCGAAACGTTTTACAGCACCATGCAAGACTTCGAGGTTTACAAGGAAAGGTTCAATGCTATTCTCGAAAAAAGCAAAACTGATTCCATCaatgaaatggaagattttatcAAAGAAATGATTCAGCATGTCATATCCTCGGAATCTGTTTCGAATGAAAGTCACAAGACTGCCACAACTGCTGATGTCAAAGATCAGGAAACTTATGCTATTGAAACTGGCTCGTCTAAGAGCTACGAAATATTGCAGAATATGCATTCTGTTGTCGAGGCTTATAAGAACGATAACTATCTCACAGATTCTACTAACGAAGAAAACAATTCGAAGACCAAGCGCAACGTGAAAACTGGGGAAGTTTTCAACATATATCTTCTGAGTAACACTCCTTGCGTCGAGATCAAAATGACAGAGCGAAATATGCTCTCAGAGATAAATATCAAAGATCCAATTCATAATGCCGACATGAAAGTCGCTTCGGCGGATAATTTGAAGAAAGTAGAGGCGAAAATGAAGGAATTGGAAGGGCATGAACAACCGAAACAAGAGAGTCATTCGCAGGACAGAGAAATACCTATTAGGGTCTCGTCTGCTAAAAAGAATATACATTTGGACGAAGATTTCATTTGTGAACACGAAAGAAATGAGAACAAATCCTTCATTTCGAAAATTTGCAGCTTCATTTGTAAGAAATTTCGAAAAGCTTGA